Genomic DNA from Penaeus monodon isolate SGIC_2016 chromosome 15, NSTDA_Pmon_1, whole genome shotgun sequence:
ACTGGGTTATTTATTAACATCGTACTAGGTCGTATCAATGCATCATAGGCAGTATTTGGAGGCTCCTTGGTGAAGTTTATAATATCTGATGAAAAAGATAAACGTTCGCAATGAACAGTGAATGTCACAGATTCATTATGATTTGCCGTTCTTGTTGGCGAACACAATGACCTTGTAGAAGGCATTTGCCTTGACAGATACTGAGATCCAGATAGTGAACAGAATCATGGGCCTGTTGAACATTCCCTTCCAATTAATGACGACGTAGGGGGTCCATGCCATGAGCCACAGAGGGTTGTTGGGAAAGCCAAGACATAGTGTTACCCGCCAGAATTTTCTTGTGCTTTATTGCTCCTCAAACGCATACTCAGAGATTAGGAGCTTCGCTATTGCCNNNNNNNNNNNNNNNNNNNNNNNNNNNNNNNNNNNNNNNNNNNNNNNNNNNNNNNNNNNNNNNNNNNNNNNNNNNNNNNNNNNNNNNNNNNNNNNNNNNNNNCGTATAtgtggatataaatatgtgtatatataaaagaatcaAACCATGGATACATAGTactgtcttaaaaaaaaatcgaagatgtAACTTTACAGGAAAGTGAAACATAAATCATTGCTGGGATATATTTGCAGTTTAGCAAACAAAGGGATTACATTAAAAATATGTCATTTTCGCATTCTCTGTCAGGATCCATAGGCATCTCTTTCTATGAAGATTCCGGCTTTTCAGTACTTTCAGCAGTAGTAGTGGAACCAGCATCAGAACCACCATTGTCTTTACCCTCGGTAGCACAAGATAGACAGGGTAGTTTCTTCTCAAGGGCAGCTCGGTACTTGGGGTGGCTGATGGCATACACGATGGGGTTGTAGACGGCATTAGCCTTGGCGAAGACAGAGCCCCAGATGGAGAATAGAGGAGTAACCATGGTTCGGTTGAACATTCCTCCCCAGTTGATGACGAAGTAAGGGGTCCATGCCACGAACCACAGGCTGACAGTCATCAGAGCAACCTTGCACAGACGACACTCAGCAGAGGTCTTTTGGGCTTCTTCACTCCTCAAGGACTTAACTCCCATCTTCTTGGCTtgttctcgcattcccttctcgTGGGCAGCCACAGCCTTGACAATGAATGTGTAACTGTAGATGATGTAGgcaagagggaaaagatataCCCACACTGAGTAGACATACAAGTAACTCCTTGAAAATTCTGTCTCCGTCAAATAATCTGTTCCACAGGCAGTCATATTACCCTCAGGAACATAACGATTCCAACCAAAGAATGGTGGAAGACACCAAGCAAAGGAAAAGAACCAGGCACCACCTATCCTTAACATGGCACCTCCAGACGTCAGTGGTTCAGCAGAAACTCCTTTCACAATGACGTTGTATCGATCAGCAGTGATGAATACCATGGTCCAAATTGAAATACATCCGAAAAGTGAACCAAAGAAACCATAGATCTCACAGAATAGTGCTCCAAGAGTCCATGTCTGCCAGTAACACGACACCACCATAGGAGGGAACATGGTGAGCATCATGAAAAAGTCGGAAAAGGCTAGATTGACGACCAGTAGATTAGCAGGCGATCGAAGAGATTTGGTGTTCATGAAAACCCAGATGACGACGAAGTTTCCAGCTAAGGAGAGACATCCCATGACAACCATCCAGAAACCAACAAGGCTGTACCAAAGAGGGTTCATGGGAGGATATTGGTACCAGTGCTCATGCACCATATGGAGAATCTCCTTAGGCGCAGTGTCCACCACTGTATAGTTGCCATATGGATTGGTGGTCTCCAGGACGGTGACCGGATTTGGATTGTTCCACGACGACATCTGTGGCGAGATACGAAATATAGAATGAGGGTAGANNNNNNNNNNNNNNNNNNNNNNNACTAGAAACCTTTAATGCAATCAANNNNNNNNNNNNNNNNNNNNNNNNNNNNNNNNNNNNNNNNNNNNNNNNNNNNNNNNNNNNNNNNNNNNNNNNNNNNNNNNNNNNNNNNNNNNNNNNNNNNNNNNNNNNNNNNNNNNNNNNNNNNNNNNNNNNNNNNNNNNNNNNNNNNNNNNNNNNNNNNNNNNNNNNNNNNNNNNNNNNNNNNNNNNNNNNNNNNNNNNNNNNNNNNNNNNNNNNNNNNNNNNNNNNNNNNNNNNNNNNNNNNNNNNNNNNNNNNNNNNNNNNNNNNNNNNNNNNNNNNNNNNNNNNNNNNNNNNNNNNNNNNNNNNNNNNNNNNNNNNNNNNNNNNNNNNNNNNNNNNNNNNNNNNNNNNNNNNNNNNNNNNNNNNNNNNNNNNNNNNNNNNNNNNNNNNNNNNNNNNNNNNNNNNNNNNNNNNNNNNNNNNNNNNNNNNNNNNNNNNNNNNNNNNNNNNNNNNNNNNNNNNNNNNNNNNNNNNNNNNNNNNNNNNNNNNTTTCTTTTTAAAACGACCCCGCAATTGAGCCAAAGAACTTCTTTCAACGACTACTTTAAGCTCTGCTGAGTCGGAACTCCTGACAGGTAACTGTGCTCTGGTGAGACGCGACAGCTCTTAAGTATGAAGGTATAACTCGATTTACCCAAACCTGACACTGTCACTGTAAAAGGAGTTCATTAGAGTTCCCTTAGGGATAAAGGAAGCTTAAGAAAACAATCCATTTCCACAAAAAGTTACATATCTACATGTAAACATTTGTTTCTATCTACATGCGCAATATATACATgtgaacaaaaatgaaattaaatactgCCAcaataagaaagcaaaaaaataaatcgcGACTGTTCGAGTCTGACTAGCCTCATTTGAAAAATGTCTGATGGGGACTAAACTTTAATTTGAAATCTACCGATACATTTCACCTTTCTCGTTTGGGGCCGTGCTTTATTGCATGTCCGTATATCATGTTTTTACATGATTTTACTTTGGAAAAGATGCTTAAATTAATTTTTCTGTTGTGTTTCCAGTATTATTATATGGAACCATATTGCTGAGACTGTTCTAACCAAGCTTTATCAGAACCAATATCCCAATTACTATACAATCAATAAACGTGCAACAATTATTCATTGTAGCATTTCCATTGTATATTTGACTAAAATACATAAACTATATGCTGTagatattgtttcttttttaacatCTTTACCAGAACCTGAATTTgataaattgattaaaaatatatatatatataaacacatacttatCAGTTTAGGAAAATGCTAGCCTAAAAGTATATACGCGTGGAAAGATGAatctgctttatttttatttggctAAAAGATCCATaatcaaagtaaaacaaaaattcacTGATATTTTTGGTAAACTAAGCATATTGTCTTCACTGCAACATTTCAGCTTTGAATTGCTGAAGGCAGATGTAGCCGCCCCCTCTttcgtcatttttgttttttcttactctctttacACCACACATATCTAGCATTTTTCACTTCGAGAACCATCTAGCATTGTTGGTTATTTATTTGAAAATGAAATAGGCTGCGTGAGTGTATGCGTAGGCAAATTTGTTAATACTGTATAACTTAATAAATTCACACATAGATGCACTCGCGTGTGGGTAGAAAGGTAAAGATATTATATAGACTACGAAAGGAAAGACATCGAAGTGTGTTTGTGTGNNNNNNNNNNNNNNNNNNNNNNNNNNNNNNNNNNNNNNNNNNNNNNNNNNNNNNNNNNNNNNNNNNNNNNNNNNNNNNNNNNNtttttttttaaggaatttgaCTGATACAAGGACTTTTTATACTATCCATGACATCATATGGATATATGCCGTactgatatcaaatatatatcccTACTTCATATGGTGGAACACTCATTCATAACTGGATTGGTTATTAAGATCGCACCAGGCCCTATCAATGCACTTTAGACAATATTTGAAGGCTTTGAAGTAAagtatctgataaaaaaaaaaatatgaatgtgcAATATTTCAAGCGTTGCTGTCTTTTATTTGCCTATTTATTTCCCTGACACTATAACTAAATATAACACATTTGCTACGCACACCGAATACCACCTACATTATGATTTACGGTATTTGTTTTGTGCACACAATAACGTAGACGTTCCAGATGGTGAGCAGTAACCATAGGCTTGTTAAACATTCCTCTCCAGCTGATGACGTAGGGGGGTCCATGTCATGAGCCACAAAGGGNNNNNNNNNNNNNNNNNNNNNNNNNNNNNNNNNNNNNNNNNNNNNNNNNNNNNNNNNNNNNNNNNNNNNNNNNNNNNNNNNNNNNNNNNNNNNNNNNNNNNNNNNNNNNNNNNNNNNNNNNNNNNNNNNNNNNNNNNNNNNNNNNNNNNNNNNNNNNNNNNNNNNNNNNNNNNNNNNNNNNNNNNNNNNNNNNNNNNNNNNNNNNNNNNNNNNNNNNNNNNNNNNNNNNNNNNNNNNNNNNNNNNNNNNNNNNNNNNNNNNNNNNNNNNNNNAAAGTGTTTTCGAAAATGCAACTTGCCTTTACAGGGAAGTGAAACATAAATCATTGCTGGGATATATTTGCAGTTCAGCAAATAAAAGGgttacatgaaaaaatatgtcATTTTCGCATTCGCTGTCAGAATCCAGAGGCATCTCTTCCTATGCAGATTCCGGCTTTTCAGTACTTTCAGCAGTAGTAGTGGACCCAGCATCAGAACCACCACTGTCTTTACCCTCAGTAGCACAGGATAGACAGGGTAGCTTCTTCTCAAGGGCAGCTCGGTACCTGGGGTGACTGATGGTATACACGATGGGGTTGTAGACGGCGTTGGCCTTAGCGAAGACAAAGCCCCAGATGGAGAATAGAGGAGTAACCATGGTCCGGTTGAACATTCCTCCCCAGCTGATGACGAAGTAAGGGGTCCATGCCACGAACCACAGGCTGACGGTCATCAGAGCAACCTTGCACAGACGACACTCAGCAGAGGTCTTTTGAGCTTCTTCACTCCTCAAGGATTTAACTCCCATCTTCTTGGCTTGTTCTCGCATTCCCTTTTCGTGGGCAGCCACATTCTCCGTCAAATAGTCTGTTCCACAGGCAGTCATATTACCCTCAGGAACATAACGATTCCAACCAAAGAATGGTGAAAAACACCAAGCAAAAGAACCAGACACCAGCTATCCTTAACATGGCACCTCCAGACGTCAGTGGTTCAGCAGAAACTCCTTTTACAAAGGCGTATCGATCAGCAGTGATAAATACCATGGTCCAAATTGAAATGCATCCGAAAAATGAACCAAATAAGCCATAGATCTCACAGAATAGTGCTCCAAGAGTCCATGTCTGCCAGTAACACGACACCACCATACGAGGGAACATGGTGAGCATCAGATAAAGTCGGAAAAGGCTAAATTGACCACTATTAGATTAGCAGGCGATCGAAGAGCTTTGGTGTTCATGAAAACCTAGATGACGACGAAGTTTCCAGCTAAGGAGATACTTCCCATGACAACCATCCAGAAACCAATATGTACCAAAGAGGGTTCATGGGAGGAAATTGGTACCAGTGTTCATGTACCATATGAAGAATCTCCTTAGGCGCAGTGTCAACCACCGTATAGTTGCCATATGGATTGGTGGTTTCCAGGACGGTGACTAGATTTGGATTGTTCCACAGCGACATCTGTAGCGAGATACTAANNNNNNNNNNNNNNNNNNNNNNNNNNNNNNNNNNNNNNNNNNNNNNNNNNNNNNNNNNNNNNNNNNNNNNNNNNNNNNNNNNNNNNNNNNNNNNNNNNNNNNNNNNNNNNNNNNNNNNNNNNNNNNNNNNNNNNNNNNNNNNNNNNNNNNNNNNNNNNNNNNNNNNNNNNNNNNNNNNNNNNNNNNNNNNNNNNNNNNNNNNNNNNNNNNNNNNNNNNNNNNNNNNNNNNNNNNNNNNNNNNNNNNNNNNNNNNNNNNNNNNNNNNNNNNNNNNNNNNNNNNNNNNNNNNNNNNNNNNNNNNNNNNNNNNNNNNNNNNNNNNNNNNNNNNNNNNNNNNNNNNNNNNNNNNNNNNNNNNNNNNNNNNNNNNNNNNNNNNNNNNNNNNNNNNNNNNNNNNNNNNNNNNNNNNNNNNNNNNNNNNNNNNNNNNNNNNNNNNNNNNNNNNNNNNNNNNNNNNNNNNNNNNNNNNNNNNNNNNNNNNNNNNNNNNNNNNNNNNNNNNNNNNNNNNNNNNNNNNNNNNNNNNNNNNNNNNNNNNNNNNNNNNNNNNNNNNNNNNNNNNNNNNNNNNNNNNNNNNNNNNNNNNNNNNNNNNNNNNNNNNNNNNNNNNNNNNNNNNNNNNNNNNNNNNNNNNNNNNNNNNNNNNNNNNNNNNNNNNNNNNNNNNNNNNNNNNNNNNNNNNNNNNNNNNNNNNNNNNNNNNNNNNNNNNNNNNNNNNNNNNNNNNNNNNNNNNNNNNNNNNNNNNNNNNNNNNNNNNNNNNNNNNNNNNNNNNNNNNNNNNNNNNNNNNNNNNNNNNNNNNNNNNNNNNNNNNNNNNNNNNNNNNNNNNNNNNNNNNNNNNNNNNNNNNNNNNNNNNNNNNNNNNNNNNNNNNNNNNNNNNNNNNNNNNNNNNNNNNNNNNNNNNNNNNNNNNNNNNNNNNNNNNNNNNNNNNNNNTGCTGGGATATATTTGCAGTTTAGCAAACAAAGGGATTACATGAAAAAGTTGTCCTCGTTTTCACATTCGCTGTCAAGATCCATAGACATCTTTTTTATGCAGATTCCGGCTTTTCAGTACTTTCAGCAGTAACAGTGGAACCAGCATCAGAACTACCACCATCTTTGCCCTCAGTAGCACAGGATAAGCAAGGCAGTTTCTTCTCAAGAGCAGCACGGTATTTAGGATGGCTGATGGCATACACGATGGGGTTGTAGACGGCATTAGCCTTGGCGAAGACAGAGCCCCAGATGGAGAATAGAGGAGTAACCATGGTTCGGTTGAACATTCCTCCCCAGTTGATGACGAAGTAGGGGGTCCATGCCACGAACCACAGGCTGACGGTCATCAGAGCAACCTTGCACAGACGACACTCAGCAGAGGTCTTTTGGGCTTCTTCACTCCTCAAGGATTTAACTCCCATCTTCTTGGCTtgttctcgcattcccttctcgTGGGCAGCCACAGCCTTGACAATGAATGTGTAACTGTAGATTATGTAGgcaagagggaaaagatataCCCACACTGAGTAGACATACAAGTAACTCCTTGAAAATTCTGTCTCCGTCAAATAATCTGTTCCACAGGCAGTCATATTACCCTCAGGAACATAACGATTCCAACCAAAGAATGGTGGAAGACACCAAGCAAAGGAAAAGAACCAGGCACCACCTATCCTTAACATGGCACCTCCAGACGTCAGTGGTTCAGCAGAAACTCCTTTCACAATGACGTTGTATCGATCAGCAGTGATAAATACCATGGTCCAAATTGAAATGCATCCGAAAAGTGAACCAAAGAAACCATAGATCTCACAGAATAGTGCTCCAAGAGTCCATGTCTGCCAGTAACACGACACCACCATAGGAGGGAACATGGTGAGCATCATGAAAAAGTCGGAAAAGGCCAGATTAACAACCAATAGATTAGCAGGCGATCGAAGAGATTTGGTGTTCATGAAAACCCAGATGACGACGAAGTTTCCAGCTAAGGAGAGACATCCCATGACAACCATCCAGAAACCAACAAGGCTGTACCAAAGAGGGTTCATGGGAGGATATTGATACCAGTGTTCGTGCACCATATGGAGAATCTCCTTAG
This window encodes:
- the LOC119582097 gene encoding rhodopsin-like translates to MTACGTDYLTENVAAHEKGMREQAKKMGVKSLRSEEAQKTSAECRLCKVALMTVSLWFVAWTPYFVISWGGMFNRTMVTPLFSIWGFVFAKANAVYNPIVYTISHPRYRAALEKKLPCLSCATEGKDSGGSDAGSTTTAEMTVSGLGKSSYTFILKSCRVSPEHSYLSGVPTQQSLK
- the LOC119581686 gene encoding rhodopsin-like; translation: MSSWNNPNPVTVLETTNPYGNYTVVDTAPKEILHMVHEHWYQYPPMNPLWYSLVGFWMVVMGCLSLAGNFVVIWVFMNTKSLRSPANLLVVNLAFSDFFMMLTMFPPMVVSCYWQTWTLGALFCEIYGFFGSLFGCISIWTMVFITADRYNVIVKGVSAEPLTSGGAMLRIGGAWFFSFAWCLPPFFGWNRYVPEGNMTACGTDYLTETEFSRSYLYVYSVWVYLFPLAYIIYSYTFIVKAVAAHEKGMREQAKKMGVKSLRSEEAQKTSAECRLCKVALMTVSLWFVAWTPYFVINWGGMFNRTMVTPLFSIWGSVFAKANAVYNPIVYAISHPKYRAALEKKLPCLSCATEGKDNGGSDAGSTTTAESTEKPESS
- the LOC119581684 gene encoding rhodopsin-like, translating into MSSWNNPNPVTVLETTNPYGNYTVVDTAPKEILHMVHEHWYQYPPMNPLWYSLVGFWMVVMGCLSLAGNFVVIWVFMNTKSLRSPANLLVVNLAFSDFFMMLTMFPPMVVSCYWQTWTLGALFCEIYGFFGSLFGCISIWTMVFITADRYNVIVKGVSAEPLTSGGAMLRIGGAWFFSFAWCLPPFFGWNRYVPEGNMTACGTDYLTETEFSRSYLYVYSVWVYLFPLAYIIYSYTFIVKAVAAHEKGMREQAKKMGVKSLRSEEAQKTSAECRLCKVALMTVSLWFVAWTPYFVINWGGMFNRTMVTPLFSIWGSVFAKANAVYNPIVYAISHPKYRAALEKKLPCLSCATEGKDGGSSDAGSTVTAESTEKPESA